In Chloroflexota bacterium, the genomic stretch TGGACATCGAAACCCAGCCCGGTGAGGGCAGCCGCAAAATAGCGTGAGTCATCCGAGAAGAGCGCGTTTTCAAGAACTGTCTGCCCGGAGGCCAGCGCGGCGACAAGCAAAGCGCGATTGGTGTGACTCTTGGAACCGGGTACGCGCACGCGAGCGGCGAGGGGCTGAGGGATAGGAGTGATTGTGATTGGCAAGGTCATGATTGAGAGATAGGTTCACAAATTGCAGGCTAAAAATTGAAAGTTAGTCTGACAGCAGTTTTTTCCGAGAACCACGGGCATGAGTGAGTTGTTCTCTAAGGGCGCGTTCATTGGTAGCAGCGAGGGTGGTTTCGAGTTCGGTGAGGGCCAGACGAAAATTCTGCAAAGCGGAGATGAGCGGAGCGCGGTTGGTAAGCAGAATATCCAGCATCATATCCACGTCGCTGGCGGCCAGACGGGTGGCGCTGCGGAATCCGCTGCTGGCTAAGGGCGCGGCCTCGGGTGGAGCGCTACTTGATAACGCCGCCGAAAGTAGGTAGGGCAGATGGCTGGTCGCGGCCACCCAGTTATCATGGGTTTGGGCATCCAGCCAGAGGGGGCGCGAGCCAATCAGGGAAATCATTTGTTCGGCGAGTTCTCGCAGGGCGGGCGTGGTGCGCTCAGTGGGCGTCAGGGCGAATACGGCATTCTTGAAAAGTTTGGCTTCGGCGTGAGGCAAGCCGGAGGTTTCTTTGCCACACATCGGATGCCCGCCCAGGGCAAAAAAACGCTCTGGCAGGCGATTCATTTCGGCAACAATTTCGGCTTTGGTAGAACTGAGATCGATGACTGCGCTGGAGGTCGGGCAAAGCGTCGGGAGTTGGGCCAACAGTTGCAAGTTCACCCGCACCGGCGCGGCCAGGATGATAAGATCTGCCTGGGGAAGAATTTCAGCCGGATCCGCGGAGGCTTTATTCACGAGCCTGCGCTCCAGGGCGTAGCGCCGGGTTTCGGGATCAGGATCCACCGCGAGCAAAGCGCCGACATGCAAGCGCAGCGCCAGCGCCAGCGATCCGCCCATCAGCCCCAGGCCAACTATGGCTATGGTTTTTCTACGGAAAAATCCATCTTCGATCATAAAGGACTCTCATTAGACCTCTGAGATTTTAGGAGGGTTCTTTGGGAACTACCACGGCGATTCCCGGAGACCCTTTAAGCGTTGTGTTTCGGCAACTCAATTTGCAATACAATGCTGTTTATAAACGCCAATCGTTGTGGAAATCTCGGAGGTCTCATCTAACTCACCTGTGGCGCAAGTTGTTTTCCGAGGATTCCGGCAATACCGGCAACCTGCTTGACCATTTCGGCGAAACGCTCAGGCTTGAGTGACTGCCCACCGTCGGAGACAGCATTATCAGGGTCGGGGTGGACTTCAATAATCAGACCATCGGCTCCGGCGGCGATACCGGCGCGGGCAATCGCGGTGACGTATTCCCAGTGCCCGGTGCCATGGCTGGGATCGAGGACTACGGGGAGATGCGTCTGCGCTTTAAGTACGGGGATAGCGTTGATATCGGTAGTGTTGCGGGTGGCCGTTTCGAAAGTGCGGATGCCGCGCTCACACAGAACGACACGACGATTGCCTTTCGAAAGGATGTATTCAGCGGCCATTAACAACTCTTCAATGGTTGCGCTGAGACCGCGCTTAAGCAACACGGGGCGGTCGCCGAGTCCAACAGCTTTGAGCAGTGCATAATTTTGCATATTGCGCGCCCCAATCTGGAGCATGTCGGCATATCGAGAGACCAACAAAACTTGCTCCGGGGCCATAACTTCGGTGACGACGGGCAAACCGGTTTGCTCACGCGCTTCGGCGAGTAATTTCAGGCCTTCTTCGCCCATGCCCTGGAAGGAATAGGGCGAGGTGCGCGGTTTGAAAGCCCCGCCACGCAAGGCGTGCGCTCCGGCTTCCTTGATAGCGTGAGCAATTTCCAAAATTTGTGTGCGACTCTCCACCGAGCATGGCCCGGCGATAATCACGATTTGACCCGGCTCGACGGAGATGCCGTTGAGCGGAAAGGCCGAATCCTGAGGACTGAATTCGCGCGAGGCCAACTTGAAAGGACGCGAGATCGGCACCACGCGGTCAACGCCATCCATAACAACGAATTGATCGCGGTTAACGATACGGCCATCTCCCACGGCTCCGATAATAGTGCGTTCTTCGCCTTGCGAAAGATGGGCATTCAGGCCCTGGGCTTCAATGCGCGCCACAACCGACTTCACTTCGGTCTGGCTAGCACCAGCTCGCATAATAATGAGCATGGATTAGTCTCCTTTAGCTAAAGAAATGGCTCAATCGATAAAATCGACTTCCGGTCATCCAAAGTACATTCAGATTGAACCCATTTTGTTATTGTGTGGGGGCGAGTTTTTTGCCCACGGCTTCGGCGATGGCTTTGACTTGCAGCACCATCTCGGCGAAGCGCTCGGGTTTGAGCGACTGACCGCCATCCGAGAGGGCATTATCGGGGTCAGGATGTACTTCGACGATCAGGCCATCGGCTCCGGCGGCGATACCGGCGCGGGCAATCGCGGTGACGTACTCCCAATGCCCGGTGCCGTGGCTGGGGTCGAGCACCACAGGAAGGTGGGTCTGCGCTTTAAGCACAGGGATAGCGTT encodes the following:
- the aroF gene encoding 3-deoxy-7-phosphoheptulonate synthase — its product is MLIIMRAGASQTEVKSVVARIEAQGLNAHLSQGEERTIIGAVGDGRIVNRDQFVVMDGVDRVVPISRPFKLASREFSPQDSAFPLNGISVEPGQIVIIAGPCSVESRTQILEIAHAIKEAGAHALRGGAFKPRTSPYSFQGMGEEGLKLLAEAREQTGLPVVTEVMAPEQVLLVSRYADMLQIGARNMQNYALLKAVGLGDRPVLLKRGLSATIEELLMAAEYILSKGNRRVVLCERGIRTFETATRNTTDINAIPVLKAQTHLPVVLDPSHGTGHWEYVTAIARAGIAAGADGLIIEVHPDPDNAVSDGGQSLKPERFAEMVKQVAGIAGILGKQLAPQVS
- a CDS encoding prephenate dehydrogenase/arogenate dehydrogenase family protein, giving the protein MIEDGFFRRKTIAIVGLGLMGGSLALALRLHVGALLAVDPDPETRRYALERRLVNKASADPAEILPQADLIILAAPVRVNLQLLAQLPTLCPTSSAVIDLSSTKAEIVAEMNRLPERFFALGGHPMCGKETSGLPHAEAKLFKNAVFALTPTERTTPALRELAEQMISLIGSRPLWLDAQTHDNWVAATSHLPYLLSAALSSSAPPEAAPLASSGFRSATRLAASDVDMMLDILLTNRAPLISALQNFRLALTELETTLAATNERALREQLTHARGSRKKLLSD